A segment of the Dermacentor andersoni chromosome 5, qqDerAnde1_hic_scaffold, whole genome shotgun sequence genome:
CATGTTGCAGATGTTGTAGGCCGTGTAGACGTAACGCGTCCTCAAAATTGTGATTCTTGAGTGAAAGGCATCAACAGTTTTCTTGCTGTCAGCAGGGGCCTTCTGACTGTCGTTGGTGGACACGCGCATTGTCACTCTGAATCGTTTCTTTCACCGGTTAATATACATGCTGAGGCCTTGAAGTTGCCAAGGTTCAGATTTCCAGCAATTCTCAACACTTCCTCTTTTAGGAACCGTTTATGACGGCGCAGCCAGCGTCGTCCAACTCTTCAATGGGCCCGCCATCCATGAGTTCTTCTGCTTGCCATAGTTGAGACCCTTTAGGGTGTCATACTTGGAGTCCCACTCGCAGATTCTTTTTCTGTCCGTCTTGAAATGCCAAGATTCTTTCCCAATGCGCAGTGCCACTCAATCACTTTGATCTTCCTGGCGATGGTGTAGGAGTGCATCATGTGGCTAGCGGATTGCACAAGAAGTGTGGGAACAGCGGCTGCGTGCATGCTTTATAGAGATGTGTCTCACAAAAGCCCTACAACCAGTGGGTTTTCTTTCAAGCACTGTTCGTTGTCACTGTACAgtactcacggaatgaaatgggacacggagcatttagtagaaccctacatgtgtgcaaagtacgcgagagcaccatgtcatgtcgctaggaatttggtcaccaaaggtgaccagGACtctgatgtaagtgtacgcgccgaaactacgtcgatgtgacacgaactgtagccggttgaaacgaaagtatgcgcattacttagccctcaattgacgcgtttcattccgtgagcactgtacattatCTTCACCCCCATCAGTCTTTCCTTTTCCACCGTAAGAAAGCGAATATCCCCGTCGTCACTCCTAGAGATctcgcagtggcagcagtgggcGCTTAACATATAATTTTCAGAATTCTGAAGTTTTGCAAATGTGAATGCTGGGCGCTTGTGCAAAGCTGGGCGCTTCCGTGGTATCTTACGGTAAGCTAAAACTGGTATGACTTTTGACTTTCCCACAAAGCTTGCATCCTGTAAACTTTTTTACCCTGCCTGTATACTTCATGCTGTTGCTGCCTTATGGAGCAATTGATCAACAGCATGTtgagggctttcttttttttttttatgctaacAGTCTACTTTATAACTTTAATTAGTTACACATTGTGGACAGCCAACATTTGCTAGTATTGCTTACGTTCTCTTATCTAGTTGATGGTTTGTGACTACCCCGTGCATGACAGTCCAGTGAGAGGTGAAAGGTTTCAAAATCCGACACAAAGCTGACAGGGCGAGCAATAAGTGCTCAATCAATGTTAAGTATTTTGCATGTAGTGGTCAGCCACCCTGCTGGCATCTTTTTAGGCATTGAATCCCGTTTATTTCACAACACTCAACCCTTACATGTGTCTTCTTGCTTATCTGCAGTACCAAGTGGCAACAGTGACCGCGGAAGGTGTGGTCATTGAGGGACCGTTGAAGATTGACTCAAACTGGGAGATTGCTCATCTTGTGAAGTATGTACCtcagaatttatttttcttgcttaaaaGGAATGAATCAGTTTGTTTCAGAAGAAACCAAAGTTTATTAATCAacttgtttacttcagcatagcTTAATGCCCTCTGCAACACCATTTTAAAGAGTTCCACAGTTAGTTTAGTATGGAAGGGCTCCTCACTGTGTTTTGACATCGCAAAGAAACAAGTGTGGTGCATTGATCACACAGTGGTGATTGTGTCTGCAAATATTACAGCAATGTACGCTGCAAGAACAGCTGAACATTCAAAGATAACCCTGCATGCCCCTGTTCTCAAAGCAGTCAACTCTCTTGCCAGCAGAGATGTTGCCATAGATTTTGTCTATAATGTCACGGGGGTCCTGTCTGAGGTATACAAATAATCAACAGCAACACAAACTGCACAGGGATTTCCGCAGAACGGACAGTATGCGAAATTATTACCGGAAATGTTCGACTCAGACAGAAAGGAAAAGGGTAATGAAAAGGCAGGGCCCTTGACGTTAACGTTGCATGCGCTGTCGATTCCAGCATGAGACAAGGCAGGGGAAAAGCATCACTTGCAGACACTGGTTGAGGCAATGGAAGAGAGGTTTTGTGAGAGCAGTAGAACACTCCTTGGATGATGctttacaacttccagtgtataatcAAAATAATACCCGGTGAAACTTGGTTAGGGACGCTATAAagtgacactgaagagaaaaataatttgagctttataagtaaattaccgttctacaatatatataaaaaaagtgtTGGTTCCCGTGAAAAGATGCATAGATCACAAACAAGTACCAACACCATATTGAAGTCCCTGTACTAGCTCGTGATGAAGTCAATAAATATTGGCTGCATTGTATTCCAAAAGAGCCAAAGACTAAACTTAGCAAGCTTCAGGAGTTTTTACTGAGTCACAGTAGCCTATATACAAAAAAGCATATTGAAATTCATGAGACCACATTGACGCACCAGCAATGACATTTCGGCACAAAATTCAGTATaggcaactgatgtccacttttTCGTCTAATAAATAACCTGTCACCATGAAATTTAGTTCAGGAGAATACTttggtctaaactgatttagtgtttcgctTTAGGAGTATGTAAATATGTTCAACAAAAATCATCCTTTCATAGTGCTTTACATTAGAGTACTTACTGGCAATAGAATGTAAGTACTAATTGTAGACACCCATGGCACCTGTGCAGCAATAATTCTTGGCTCAGTAATTGGAGTTTTAGATTATAGGGTGCCCAAGGGTTGGTGGATGCGAACCACCGTGTGTACAAAAGAATGCAAAGTAAGTACAAAATAGCACAAAAGGCCCACAGTGGAATTTGCATTCATAAATGCTTGTGTGTGGCTTGGTTATCCTAAAGCTCTATTCTTAAGAGTGTAGGCAAATGACTAAGCAGGCTTAGCTGCTAATTTCAAAACCCTGCAGTATCCCTCTAATTTTACTTTTTTGACAGCCAGTTCTCAACCGTATTGCACACAATCAACAGTGTAATCACTTTACTGTACCATAAAGCGCCCTTCACCAGTGCAGCGAtttcgtagcgatgccttttcccggTGCTAATGCCTTTTTGCACTTTTCACGTTTGTGAGTGGCTGCGTTCAACGCTCTGCCCATCTCTTGACCACTCACAAATGCGAAAAGTGCCAAAAGGTATTGACACAAAATCGCAGCCCAGGGCACATAGAAAATATCGGTTATAACGTGCCCTCAAGGGAGCACTCTaccacaataatttttcaagttcgCTCATTaataatagctgagatagaaatatttgaagtgccgcAAGCccgtgatttcaggaggcgagctttacCACTAAtgtagacactctctccacttgctccCGCCTTGGCTCCGCagaattctctctctctttcccccgCATGTTGTTGCTCCGTGAGACACTTCTCGTGACAGTCTCGCGCACGAGTTGTTGCATTTGTCTAATTTCGCGCAGCGctcgattttgcacgctgtgcaaaAAAAGcacctgactagtggtataagtcagtgctacacaagcactaaggcagacacaagcagatcaAAGAACACATAGCTTTGTTTTCTACGCGTGCGATTGCacaacgtgggaacaagcagacgaaacaagTACGTCCCTCTTGCTGTGGCACAGAGTAAAACAAAGACTCACAGACACTCAAATTCTCTAAACATTAACTCGTCTATTGAAGCAGCAGATCAAacaaatactgtatttactcgcataatgatcgcacccctgagttttgtcgtcaaaattatattttttttatttcccgtgtaatgatcgcagcCTGAACTTGCCGCaacgatatgttgtgtgccaagtctagctaatactGATAGCGCTTAcgatctgtcgaatgctacgcgaacgactcttatAGACAAGCCAAGTGGTCTGCGCGCACCAAgcttcttaagtagatgcctcatttcattactttcatcactttccgcacttccatgacaaaaggaggtacaaccaaacttgcctttattgtgggtaggctttataatggttgtaatcaatgaaaaaaaaaaggggggggggcacctttcgattcttttcatctgcacttgtgggcacgcaacaaatcgcgtgTGGCAATgacagtagccacgtttacactgatacgttaaaagtgtaccctatttatacgccgacgcttgttacacagctaagatattcgcccacccttagcagaaacgtgccgtattagaatagtagtgaagacagatgccgcagtttcagcAGCACACTGGCCAtgcgtttctgtcactggcagctaagcgcgctcatctgtttctgtcccctcaaagtggacatggctacattattgccgcaaacttgccgatattattcatcactgatacggaagaaactgtttcaatgcacgtaatgtactcacaacaagaaaaaaacgtgttcggcttgctccgccggctgccatctttgttttggtgtcccacacccgcaccccacagcaaatgcggggcgaagaaaaattttttttcgcggataatttaacccgcataatgatcgcacccctgaatttgcgtcaatttttctgacaaaaaagtgcgatcattatgcgagtaaatacggtaactgaTGTTGCCTTTAATAATTCTTTATGCCACTGTGAGTGACGACACAGCACTGTCATGTACATAGGCACACTTCTGCGACTGACATCAACCTCTGGCAGGGAGTGCAGTGCCTGCGAAAAGGGTGCACAGCAtctggtttgaaatttcagccctTTTCGCCACATGTAGCGGTATAATACTTTACAGGCACAATCGATagcacgcattgtatgcactgcgcttgtgaGCTCAACATGGCCAGATCCGATGAGGGACCCTTTAATGGCTAAAAGCAGTCGCCAGGCTTTCAGACTCCTCTGCAGCGCAGCCTCCAACTCCATTGTACGAACGTAGATAAGCGACGTAACATTTTTGATGCCGCATTGCGTCTAGGTGAATTTTTCAGACTGGTCAATACGTGGTAGCCGCTAGCAATGCAAATACCACCCATGCCTACGTAGCAAAGCCTTGTCAAAGCTATTCCTCCACTTAATTAGGTCACTGCAGAGTTTCTTCAGTTTGGCGCCAAACCGCAACTTTAGTCACCGACTCATGACGAGGTGGTCTGCTAGTTACGCGTGGCTCATGGACGAGGCTGGTAGCATGCCTTAGCACAAAGGTTAGCCTTGATATGGTTGTGCTTGGTTGCAGATAAGTGGAAGTGGTTGCATCAACGAATCAACCGCTTTAAAGCCCCATGCAGGGGCCTTAAGATGTAAATGAAATGATCTTTTCTGGATACGTATGTTTTTTTGGACATTCAATAATTCAGACTTTATTTACATTCCCTGtggagtccgaattatcggtcGTCGACTGTATTTGTCTTACACGGAAGCAGGcgcaaaattttccaaattatcaagCGGTCGGAAAAGGCGAAGTTGAATAGAGgaaaaaattcattttgttgaaAGTGAGAGTGATCGACTAAGATACGGTTTTATGCCATGTtgatgatatcttcacatcggcggtacaaaGTAAGGCCTGCAACAGTTTTGCATCCACTCCACTCCTGCGACTGATAGTGTCACCCACTGTGGGGTGATGCTATTGTGAAAAGCACCGGCAGCAGGGAgagaatgcttcatctgcctctcacttcaacgcgttTCCGAAACTCGGGATTACGCAACCTCCTGTACTATATATGCGTGCACATGATGCCACACCATCTCACTGCACCCACTCTTTGAACACGCAATAGACTACCTCTAAAACGTGGTTTCCAGGCTGTGTGTGCGCTCCACCACACTGACAGCCACAACCACGCTAGAAAACGAGACGCATGCCAACCTGCCCCGCACTTCCTCCCCCTCTCCATTCACACATGCTTGATCACATTATCGAGAGCTCAAtcctctccccccttcccccttgcTCGCGCGAGAAGACTGCACTCGTCAAGCCgccatccttctcagctcacctTCCCTAGGCTTTCACTTGCACACAAAGCATACAGCGTGTGGGGGTGGACAAGCTCTTgccgcacttggactttatatggagcATGACTCTAGTCCGCTACTGCGGCTGCTCTTGGTCACAAGGTGTGTGATTTGCGGGGTGTGttcaagcagccacttgtaattcaaccatttgactaTCTGCATCCATGGAAGCTTTCATTTACTGTGTCTGTATTACTTCACAGTGGCTGTGAAATTTAATTATAATGAAATTGTGTACAaaagcacttcgttatattgaggttctaaagaCATGTTCTATGAACAAGAAGTTATAAATGTTctatacttcgttatattgaggtttaactgtatacataaaaaaacatGAAGGGGCTTTTTATATACCATATATTCGTATTTTGGCTTATACCTTGTCCAGGTGCCACTTGTAATAATAGCTGTTTGGATGTTTTAGTACCTGTATCTGTGCCTTTCATATTGGTGGTGTGTTTTACTCGCATTCTAAAGCTTTTATTCTTCGTTACAGGGGCTACGAGTGACATGTCCTCGGCTCGCGAAATCTTCCACATAATAAAAcatctgcttttcttttcttcaattgCTGGCTTTCAGGTTCACAAGTGCAAACTTGTTCTTCCAGCCGTCTGGTGACATTGCAGCTGTTTTTAGGTACTCTTTGGCAGCGACTGCCATTAGGCTTGTGCCGTTTCTTCAGGCACTGTCCTTTAACATTAGCTTAGAGGTTAACTAGCATTTAAACTCAGTTCAATGTTTAGTTTTGGGTACTCTGGGAACAGCATTTAGCTATGGTACCTCATTTCAGTGAACtaagtgttcctgctctaaataTATGCACCTGCGTTTTACTATTGGTATTCGAAAAAGttgatattcgcccacctcttTAACAAATGTTTGATGGTCTCCTTAGCTTTTCAAGAGCACACATGTTACATCTGCTATATATACAGTATTTTGTTTTGCAGTACTGCATCCTTTGGCGTCCATAGCCTCAACAAACAGAGAACTTCCTTTGGAATTATCAGGATTTCCTCCTTAATTTCAATAGTTATGCATAGTTggcttccttcttttttatttccattGCATTTAAATCTACATGTGACCAAAGTTTAATGCCACCAGTGGCATTAAAAGCAAACATGAGTTGAGAGGTGAAATACCTGCACATTAATGCTACTCCAAGCTATACAAGTGTCTCAAACTTCATCGCACACCAAAAATGCTGAGTTGAGCCATGCGCGTGTCACAAGCTCGCAGACATAAGAGTCAGACAAAACAAAGAGTGGAAAAAAGATCTTTATACAAGGCGGGCAGCACCCCGGACACATCAAAGTTTCAATGCATTAGAATGGTGCACGTCTCGGAAGCTGATGAGAGCATGGGAGTTAGCGCTTCCCTTTAGCACCCTTGCCTCCTTTGCCTCCCTTCTTGGATGCGTTGACACTGCCCTGGGCTTGCTGGTCGGCCCCACCTTGCCGCTGGGTTCGGGTCTTTAATCTTGGAATCATATCACAGATGTGGTGCATGACTGCTTTACCTGCGTGAGAGGGTGACAGTGCTGAACTAGCCACTCCCCTGTCACTGTCTAACTTTATGCATCCACAAATCTACAATCTGTTTTGTCTGTATGCCATAAGGAGCATGCAACAAGACGATGGCGCTGTCCTGGTATGTACTGTTGATATCATTCACGTGCTAGCTGCAGCAGACAATGGCAAGTGATATCCAGGGCACATGCTATAAACAAAGCTCCCTTTGCAAATTTTCACAAAACTACAAATAATTGCTGCACTTGCGTCCTAAAAAAGCACAATACCTTGATTCCTATTCCTCCAGCTAGTCAAAAAAGACGAAGTGCTACTGTTGgcgccatgcttttttttttttcagtaacagTCTGCCCCGTAGTGTCCAATTCCTCGCAACTTGATCCATTTAAATGACTGGAGACGGGTCTTGAAGAAGCGATTTCATGTATTCTAATGCATTTCTCCTTTCTTTATTACACATGTTAAGTTTGACACCAAGGTAAAACAGATcttgtaaacaaacaaaaaataggCATACCAATACATGTTTGTGCATCCACGTGCAAAATATAGGAACCCTTAAAGGAACAGTGTCGAGATGGTGGCTATAAATGTCCATTGCTCAGAAGGCAGCTACAAATATCTTTGAGAAGTACCTGAATGCTAAGGAGAACAAATAAGCTTGAAATATGTAACCTCCTTTTGTGTTACGCTATCTGCTGCAGCTGTCGCAGAGGGTACTTCGACTAGAGAATACCACAGTGCCAGATGTTACGACAAGTAAACATTCTTTCCAAAAACTTGGCATCGTAAGTTAAAGTGTGGGTGTTATGTTCGCTTGTATTCATCTGCTACAGTTCTATCACTTGAGTGTACAATCATATACGGCTGATTACAATATATGCCGGGGCTGCAGCTGTCGCAGAGGGTACTTCGACTAGAGAATACCACAGTGCCAGATGTTACGACAAGTAAACATTCTTTTCAAAAACTTGGCATCGTAAGTTAAAGTGTGTGGGTGTTATGTTCGCTTGTAGTCATCTGCTACAGTTCTATCACTTGAGTGTACAATCATATATGGCTGATTACAATATATGCCGGGGCATTCAGGCCGCATGTGGATGAAATGTCACCTGTAGTTTACATTCAGAGTGGAAACAGTGCAGCTGTATAGGAACACAGGCACACTCCTGCGGTTGCTGTAGTATATACAATAAGGTCCCTGTGCCAGCAGCAGGCACACAGCAAGGGAGAACAGTAGGGCAACACTGTGGTGGCAGAGTCAACAGACGTTAATTTACAGTTGTTGAGTGGCTATGCCCTAGTTAACATCGACACTATATACTGTGCATTCCATAAACATCGCGATATGCACTCTTGCTTTGTTAATCCATCTTAATTTTGCACTAGCTATAGTATAGCTTCGTGCCTGTCACAATTTAGTGTTCACATCTCGAATCTATGCCAGCTGTGCTTTGTCTGAAACTGCAAACATATAACCTCATAACAAGTATCTGCTGCCCGGTTTCAAGAGACCTTAATACGATTCTGAAGCAGTAGATTTCCTGCACACGTTAACATTTCAGCTTGCAACATGGTATATTTTGTCGCATTTTTCTTTGTTGCAATTGTTTCCAGCTCTTGAGGTCCATGCCGTGCCAACACAGTGCACCCATCGATTACCAATGTGACAGTCGCGAACATGCATGAAAGAATGGGTTTTTGACAGCAAACACATGGCATGCGAGATTAGGCAGCACGCAGTAGCCTGCAACATAACACCAGACTGGCTGTTGGTGGCAGTGACACAGCAGGCCTCCATGCCACATCTAAGTGCTGCATTGTGTCGGCATGAAGTGCTAAAAATAATGACACTACGCAGCGATCAATAGAAGGCAAACAAAGGAAGTTTTATGCTGGCACCAATGTTTTGACAAGGTGACTTAGCCAGAGCCCAACACTCCCATTTCACACTTGGCAGGCAACGGTGCAGGAGCTGAACAAGTAAAGCTGTCGCAGAAGTCTCGCTACGCATGTTTCACAGTGCAGTTACTTTTGAAGAGCAACACTTTCTATGAAACAGCTGCTTTATTACAGCACATAAGACTTGCCACATCACATATTACTTGAGCACTATTATACACCCACTGTGTTTTGGTCACGAGTGCAAGCACTGTGCTCTGGCCACTGGTCACAAGAATGTTGCGTTTGCTCATTCAGTGGAAAATGTGTTCTGTTACATTGGCTAATATGATGCATACAAATATATTTGTAATATGTGACAAACTACATATTGGTCAAGTGCAAGCTGTGAAAGTAGCGTTATGCATGAAATGAAGTATGTATAATCAATTTCATTTTCAATCACTATATTCATACTTTTTATTTTGTAAGCAATCATTAAAACATGGCTATCACGACACTCACCTTTTTTGAAATAAAATAGTACTATAAGCCTTTAAAGCTGTTCTAAAGCTTCAACGACCCAAGAGAGGCACACAGATGTGCCGAACTTTGATGCAGTGTTATGAAGTCGGCTGGCACTTGATAAGAAAAAACGCACAGATGCAACACAATGTTAAAATCTAAATGATGCAAAGCATGTCTGAGTTAACGAGGTAGCACCAGTAGTAGATGACATGCACAGAGCCAGCTGCGTGTAGCTATTAGTTGTCTATGTTGTGAGCACTATGGCAACCTAAATATTAAATTCAGGAGCTTTACATGCCAGTACCACAAAATGATTATGATGCACACCGTAGTagggagtccggattaattttgaccacctgggttctttaactcGCACctaatgcacagtacacgggtgttattgtATTTCGCCCTCGGCCAGGATGTGATCCCACGCCTTCGGGCCTAGCACACGATGCCAGAGCTGCTATGTCACCGGAGTGGGCGAGGATAAAGGCGATACATGACACTTGTTAATGAAAGTACGACACACAGTGGGATGTACCCATTTTggtgattggccaagaatgggctcAAATCCAGGCACACACCCGTTAGCTCAAGTTGTTATTCAGTGAGAAATGTTACTTACGTGCATCAGACCCCACGGCAATAGGCAAGGAATGTTTAGTTTTAATTTAATAGAATGCTTGCACATCAGTTCTTAACTTGTTATACTACCATAAGCAAGCTATGTTGCAACGCAGAGCCATTCATACATTTATTTTTCCCTCCTATGCTGTGCCACACTGGTGGGCTTCCGTAACTCTGAGAGAGCCATCCTTGTGGGGGATGAAATGCAGACACTACTAATATATGTTTACAATCGCCAAGATGCACCGTACAATGGGTATAAAAATATCAATAGCACTGGCTTTGCAACTGGCAGGCTAGTCGTGTCATCAGATCCATAAAaatgtgcttttctttcatgcatAGAGAAATTTGCTTGGACAAACTTGTCATTATACACAGTTTGTTAGGCAAGCAGTTGCCAGTGCTGGCATGCTCTGGAAACAAGCACATGGTTATGTTAAATTTTCTTGAGAGTTTTGCAGCTATCTGGCATGAAAGCAGCAAGTACGTATGAGAAAATGTAGCTAAAAACTCACGTGTCGGATACTCCGGGTTGCATGGTGTGCTGTCATCGTTCTTCAACTGGACTCGTATGCGACCTCGGTACAAAAGACTGTCCTTGTTTTGTTCTCGGGGGTACAACTTGTTCTGGAATGGGTACATATCAAAGCAAAGTTGAGTTGTTATGTTTGCAACAACTGCTGCACAGGCCGTCAATAGGCACACGGCATTCCATTCCTTAAACATGACACAGCTTCTGCAAACAGAATGCAACTCCATGTCATCCTGTTTTGTTGAGGCAGCTGAACAGTCTCGTACCTCAACTCCTACTTTGAAGCCAGTTGCGTCTAGCACATCCCGAATCTCCTGGTAGGTTGGGTTTTCCACACACTGTTACAAAGAAACAAATGCAAACACAACATATAAAAATTTCttaaagaagcaaacaaacactacCACAACCTGCTGATACGAAAGTGTAGTTGCATGACTGTGCTTTTAATGCAGTGCTTGGAGGCACTTGCCAAAATATATATGGCAGCACAGACAAGTTCAATGTTGTACTAGTGCATTAACATGGATTCACCATGCATAAGAATTGCCAGCACATTAGCATGAACATGTGTTACACCCCCTATAGAGATCACTAAAAAATTGTACACAATCTGTAATTACAAAGCACGCATTTACAATATTCCGTAACCCTCTCCTTACTGTAAGAAAGAAATGGgtaagcttttacacgtttgattGTACTGATTATTATTTGCATGTTGGAGTTATTATGAGCAATaaaaagcaacagaaagctgcagctGAAGATTGAACTGCCCCTCAACAGTTCTTCACGAGATATATTCTAATCTCTAATGGTCTGCATCTGTCACCAGCTTCATTTTCACGATCTATCATGATAAGTAGAGTCTTTCACATTATACTGAAAACGTTAAAACACCACAACCTGTCACATTAGTGGTGAGTGTGAGCAGATTGTGTTTACGGAGCCTTCCCCAACAGTACAAATGTCACCAGGCTACAATAAGTACATCCGAGTCTCAAAATTAGCTGCAAGCAGCCAAGTAAAGTTGCAGAGAACA
Coding sequences within it:
- the Srp19 gene encoding signal recognition particle 19 kDa protein, with the protein product MAAAYLASKQYSDRERWVCIYPAYINSKKTIAEGRRLPKSKCVENPTYQEIRDVLDATGFKVGVENKLYPREQNKDSLLYRGRIRVQLKNDDSTPCNPEYPTRKAVMHHICDMIPRLKTRTQRQGGADQQAQGSVNASKKGGKGGKGAKGKR